In a single window of the Aminomonas paucivorans DSM 12260 genome:
- the serS gene encoding serine--tRNA ligase, whose translation MLDLKWVRDHLEETRTFLKNRNHSFDLDGLMQVEERRRSVLGEAETLQARRNEGSRRVGALRGRGEDSSAAMEEMRLLGERVKELETEQKRLDEALVDRMLQIPNRPHESVPVGASEEDNPEVRRWGIPRSFPFEPKPHWELGEALGILDFERGVRLAESRFVVLKGWGARLERALTQFMLDRHTQNHGFLEIAPPYLVNSKTMRGTGQLPKFAEDLYRCSNDDLWLIPTAEVPMTNLHAGEILQEKELPLYYTAYTPCFRREAGTYGRDMKGMLRVHQFDKVELVKLCRPEDSYEELESLTRCAESILQDLELPFRTICLCTGDMGFSAAKTYDLEVWIPSQNCYREISSCSNCEDFQSRRMDTRYRPEGGGKPRFVHTLNGSGIAVGRCLIALLENYQEEDGAVRIPQALVPYLGGKERLVP comes from the coding sequence GAAACCATAGCTTCGACCTGGACGGACTGATGCAGGTGGAGGAACGGCGCCGATCCGTGCTGGGGGAGGCGGAAACCCTCCAGGCCCGGCGGAACGAGGGATCCCGACGGGTCGGGGCCCTTCGCGGGCGCGGCGAGGACTCCTCCGCGGCCATGGAGGAGATGCGCCTCCTGGGGGAACGGGTCAAGGAGCTGGAGACGGAACAGAAACGGCTGGACGAGGCGCTGGTGGACCGGATGCTCCAGATCCCCAACCGACCCCACGAAAGCGTCCCCGTGGGAGCCAGCGAGGAGGACAACCCGGAGGTGCGCCGCTGGGGAATCCCTCGCTCCTTCCCCTTCGAACCGAAACCCCACTGGGAGCTGGGCGAGGCCCTGGGAATCCTGGACTTCGAGCGAGGGGTGCGCCTGGCGGAAAGCCGCTTCGTGGTCCTCAAGGGCTGGGGAGCCAGGCTGGAGAGGGCCCTGACCCAGTTCATGCTGGATCGGCACACCCAAAACCACGGCTTCCTGGAAATCGCCCCTCCCTACCTGGTGAACTCCAAGACCATGAGGGGAACGGGACAGCTTCCCAAGTTCGCCGAGGACCTCTACCGGTGCAGCAACGACGACCTCTGGCTCATCCCCACCGCGGAGGTGCCCATGACGAACCTCCACGCCGGGGAGATCCTGCAGGAGAAGGAGCTTCCCCTGTACTACACCGCCTACACCCCCTGCTTCCGCCGGGAGGCGGGGACCTACGGTCGGGACATGAAGGGGATGCTGCGGGTCCACCAGTTCGACAAGGTGGAGCTGGTGAAGCTCTGCCGCCCCGAGGACAGCTACGAGGAGCTGGAGAGCCTCACCCGGTGCGCCGAAAGCATCCTCCAGGACCTGGAACTTCCCTTCCGGACCATCTGCCTGTGCACCGGGGACATGGGCTTCTCTGCCGCCAAGACCTACGATCTGGAGGTCTGGATTCCCTCCCAGAACTGCTACCGGGAGATCAGCTCCTGCAGCAACTGCGAGGATTTCCAGTCCCGCCGCATGGACACCCGATACCGTCCCGAGGGAGGGGGAAAGCCCCGTTTCGTCCACACCCTCAACGGATCGGGCATCGCCGTGGGGCGTTGCCTCATTGCCCTCCTGGAGAACTACCAGGAGGAGGACGGGGCCGTGAGGATCCCCCAGGCTCTGGTTCCCTATCTGGGAGGGAAGGAACGTCTCGTCCCTTGA
- a CDS encoding WecB/TagA/CpsF family glycosyltransferase gives MFSLAPEEIHLLTVLGALAVVCLLVQRFFKPYLERDQYYYLKDITLIGAWALCGIWSQSPLLRATITAGVAAALLGFCQRVQKKWDLRPGFWLIGLGLALWGPRITFFGLPQGAFHYLSEIPSLLVSAFWIGLFPCLFQEIDEVPGLGGTLLAAGWTLMLAVTLLASGGWNDAVFASLTGFVFILVFWSRHIHVYRRLGEPLAALWGTLMAGTAILGVTKGLTFSTLLVLPLGLFALPLLEASIHLLSTAFASRRTGNLVLYRLLINQGVDHPTAVHTVTALCTLLGLFVVSGQMGFSSVPFVLAGLLFLCVSSVVLWAFLFRRNPHPERRPRIWGAVVDNVSLHYALGKVRSWVGGGEPHRIFTVDALAALRSRSDEAYREAVGEADLVLPDGKGLIWAFRFLGTPIQERLPGVEFVEHLCRQASGEGWPVFFLGGKPGIAEKAARALGERHRDLVVAGCRDGYFRPSEEPEVLEAIRNSGARVLFLGLGVPRQELWLHLHARTAPGSPAALPGIVGMGIGGSMDVLSGELRRAPALWQRWGMEWLYRTLQEPWRWKRVIRLPLFVLLVLWTRLVGDSLAKEQEDSGSNRQGGF, from the coding sequence GTGTTCTCTCTAGCTCCCGAGGAGATCCACCTGCTCACCGTCCTGGGGGCCCTGGCGGTGGTGTGCCTTCTGGTCCAGCGGTTCTTCAAACCCTATCTGGAGAGGGACCAGTATTACTACCTCAAGGACATCACCCTCATCGGCGCCTGGGCACTGTGCGGCATTTGGTCCCAAAGCCCCCTGCTGCGAGCCACCATCACCGCAGGGGTGGCGGCGGCCCTGCTGGGCTTCTGCCAGCGGGTCCAGAAGAAGTGGGATCTTCGTCCGGGCTTCTGGCTCATCGGCCTGGGCCTCGCCCTGTGGGGCCCGCGCATCACCTTCTTCGGCCTCCCCCAGGGGGCCTTCCACTACCTGTCCGAAATCCCCTCCCTGCTGGTGAGCGCCTTCTGGATCGGCCTCTTCCCGTGCCTGTTCCAGGAGATCGACGAGGTCCCCGGCCTGGGGGGAACCCTGCTTGCCGCAGGGTGGACCCTCATGCTGGCGGTGACCCTGTTGGCCTCGGGGGGGTGGAACGACGCGGTCTTCGCGTCCCTTACGGGCTTCGTCTTCATCCTGGTTTTCTGGAGTCGCCACATCCACGTCTACCGCCGTCTGGGGGAACCTCTGGCCGCCCTGTGGGGAACCCTCATGGCGGGCACCGCCATCCTGGGAGTCACCAAGGGGCTGACCTTCTCCACCCTCCTGGTTCTCCCCCTGGGGCTCTTCGCCCTGCCACTGCTGGAGGCGTCCATCCACCTTCTGAGCACCGCCTTCGCCTCCCGCAGGACGGGCAACCTGGTGCTCTACCGGCTCCTCATCAATCAGGGGGTGGACCACCCCACGGCGGTGCACACGGTGACGGCCCTGTGCACCCTCCTGGGTCTCTTCGTGGTCTCCGGACAGATGGGGTTTTCCTCCGTCCCCTTCGTCCTGGCGGGACTCCTTTTCCTCTGCGTCTCTTCGGTGGTACTCTGGGCCTTCCTCTTCCGGAGGAATCCCCATCCGGAAAGGCGACCCCGAATCTGGGGAGCGGTGGTGGACAACGTGTCCCTCCACTATGCTCTGGGGAAGGTCCGCAGTTGGGTGGGAGGGGGCGAACCCCACCGCATCTTCACCGTGGACGCCCTGGCGGCCCTGCGAAGCCGCTCCGATGAGGCCTATCGGGAAGCGGTGGGGGAGGCGGACCTGGTGCTCCCCGACGGCAAGGGGCTGATCTGGGCGTTCCGCTTTCTGGGAACCCCCATCCAGGAGCGCCTGCCGGGGGTGGAGTTCGTGGAACACCTCTGCCGCCAGGCCTCCGGGGAGGGGTGGCCGGTCTTCTTCCTGGGAGGCAAGCCGGGGATTGCGGAGAAGGCCGCCCGTGCCCTGGGCGAACGACATCGGGACCTGGTCGTGGCGGGCTGTCGGGACGGCTACTTTCGACCTTCCGAAGAACCGGAAGTCCTGGAGGCCATCCGCAACAGCGGGGCTCGCGTCCTTTTTCTGGGACTGGGGGTCCCTCGGCAGGAGCTCTGGCTGCACCTCCATGCCCGCACGGCGCCGGGAAGCCCCGCGGCCCTTCCGGGGATCGTGGGGATGGGAATCGGGGGAAGCATGGATGTCCTCTCCGGGGAGCTGCGTCGAGCCCCCGCGCTATGGCAACGGTGGGGGATGGAATGGCTCTACCGCACCCTGCAGGAGCCTTGGCGGTGGAAACGGGTGATCCGCCTGCCCCTGTTCGTCCTGCTGGTCCTCTGGACCCGACTGGTGGGGGATTCGCTTGCTAAGGAACAAGAAGATTCGGGCTCGAACCGACAAGGAGGTTTCTGA
- a CDS encoding YbaB/EbfC family nucleoid-associated protein: protein MKMDKLLKQAQRMQAQMASLQEELAKVTVEGTSGGGMVRASVNGHGDLLSLKIAPEVIDPQDPEMLEDLVLSAVNEAIRKSKDQANGQVNQLTGGMSFPGF from the coding sequence GTGAAGATGGACAAACTGCTGAAGCAGGCACAGCGCATGCAGGCCCAGATGGCCTCTCTCCAGGAGGAATTGGCGAAGGTCACCGTGGAGGGGACCTCCGGGGGCGGTATGGTGCGAGCCTCCGTCAACGGGCATGGAGACCTGCTGTCCCTGAAGATCGCCCCGGAAGTGATCGACCCCCAGGACCCGGAGATGTTGGAGGACCTGGTCCTGTCGGCGGTGAACGAAGCCATCCGGAAGAGCAAGGATCAGGCCAACGGCCAGGTGAACCAGCTCACCGGGGGGATGAGCTTCCCGGGCTTCTGA
- the recR gene encoding recombination mediator RecR: MDSLPYLDQLIERFRAFPGVGEKSARRMAFFLLQQPTPWVESLAEILRGAREHIHPCPICGALTDRDPCPLCSDPGRRSELLCVVETPEDCIALEQSGVFRGRYHVLGGRVSPLEGEQIPPERLDALRQRIQDGGIGEVILAMNPRVEGDLTAFTVQESLAGLPVKLSRLACGLPVGGSIGFADRVTLHVAMEARQPFSSEEI, from the coding sequence ATGGATTCCCTTCCGTATCTGGACCAGCTCATCGAACGGTTTCGGGCCTTCCCGGGGGTGGGGGAGAAGAGCGCCCGCCGGATGGCGTTCTTCCTTCTCCAACAGCCCACCCCGTGGGTGGAGTCCCTGGCGGAGATCCTGCGCGGGGCCCGGGAACACATCCACCCCTGCCCGATCTGCGGGGCGTTGACGGACCGGGACCCCTGCCCCCTCTGCTCCGATCCGGGACGCAGGTCGGAGCTGCTCTGCGTGGTGGAGACCCCGGAGGATTGCATCGCCCTGGAGCAATCCGGCGTGTTTCGGGGCCGCTACCACGTGTTGGGGGGGCGGGTCTCCCCCCTAGAGGGGGAGCAGATCCCCCCGGAGCGTCTGGACGCTCTTCGGCAGCGCATCCAGGACGGAGGGATCGGGGAGGTCATCCTCGCCATGAACCCCCGCGTGGAGGGAGACCTGACCGCGTTCACCGTACAGGAAAGCCTGGCGGGGCTCCCCGTGAAGCTGAGCCGCCTGGCCTGCGGCCTCCCGGTGGGGGGAAGCATCGGATTTGCCGACCGGGTCACGCTTCACGTGGCCATGGAGGCGCGACAACCCTTCTCCTCCGAGGAAATCTGA
- a CDS encoding PIN/TRAM domain-containing protein has translation MVRIVRGTLRSLLTLLGGVAGYQIAQFIIRESWWPQITQPHPVGWISLCVVLFGLFGFILSPLFWLGLGKFGQLFETHLQTVGLPEIFVSLLGLILGLLVANLIALPMADIPGVGVYVAVLLNVSLGYLGVRLCVRRREDIWTFLSSVGGIRERLPFKGRRREKGTTKEDPREDGEIEAPERQVPKILDTSVIIDGRLLDVATTGFLEGPLLLPRFVLSELQAVADSTDPVRRTRGRRGLDVVNDLQKIPGLVLEIREVTLKSLGRDVVDEALVVLAKRLQGKVLTTDYNLNKIAQIDGVPVLNVNDLANALKPMLLPGEAVSVDIIREGKEPHQGVGYLDDGTMIVVEEGERFIGRRVDVVVTSMLQTSAGRMVFGRLRRERP, from the coding sequence ATGGTTCGGATCGTCCGCGGCACCTTGCGTTCCTTGTTAACTCTCCTGGGCGGGGTTGCGGGGTACCAGATCGCCCAGTTCATCATTCGGGAAAGCTGGTGGCCCCAGATCACCCAGCCCCACCCTGTGGGTTGGATTAGCCTCTGCGTGGTCCTGTTCGGCCTGTTCGGCTTCATACTTTCTCCTCTTTTCTGGCTTGGGCTGGGCAAGTTCGGCCAGCTGTTCGAAACACACCTGCAGACCGTGGGCCTCCCGGAGATCTTCGTGTCCCTGTTGGGCCTCATCCTGGGACTCCTGGTGGCCAACCTCATCGCCCTCCCCATGGCGGACATTCCGGGGGTAGGGGTCTACGTGGCGGTGCTTCTGAACGTCTCCCTTGGGTACCTGGGGGTGCGCCTCTGCGTACGCCGGCGCGAGGACATCTGGACCTTCCTTTCCTCCGTGGGGGGCATTCGGGAACGTCTTCCCTTCAAGGGACGGAGGCGGGAAAAGGGAACGACGAAGGAGGACCCGCGGGAGGACGGGGAAATAGAAGCCCCGGAAAGGCAGGTCCCCAAGATCCTCGACACCAGCGTCATCATCGACGGCCGTCTCCTGGACGTGGCGACCACAGGCTTCCTGGAGGGGCCGCTTCTGCTGCCCCGGTTTGTCCTTTCGGAACTGCAGGCGGTGGCGGACAGCACCGACCCGGTTCGACGCACCCGGGGCCGCCGGGGGCTGGACGTGGTGAACGACCTCCAGAAGATTCCCGGACTGGTCCTGGAGATCCGGGAGGTCACCCTGAAATCCCTGGGACGGGACGTGGTGGACGAGGCCCTGGTGGTCCTGGCCAAGAGGCTTCAGGGAAAGGTCCTGACCACGGACTACAACCTGAACAAGATCGCCCAGATCGACGGGGTCCCGGTCTTGAATGTCAACGACCTGGCCAACGCCCTCAAGCCCATGCTGCTGCCCGGCGAGGCAGTGAGCGTGGACATCATCCGGGAGGGCAAGGAACCCCATCAGGGGGTCGGGTACCTGGACGACGGGACCATGATCGTGGTGGAGGAGGGAGAGCGCTTCATCGGGAGAAGGGTGGATGTGGTGGTCACCTCCATGCTTCAGACCTCCGCCGGAA